Proteins encoded together in one Vicinamibacterales bacterium window:
- a CDS encoding sugar phosphate isomerase/epimerase family protein — protein sequence MRLSFSTLGCPVWTLRQVIDLARRELYDGVELRFIEGDAALWKRPEFTGAGLVGTVAAFRDAGLAVSCVDTSCFFHSPDAAERRRTLEEGRRMIALAASLGAPGIRIFGDRVQPGATRDDTEGWIADALSALGGEAAANGLETWLETHGDFAPARATAAIVGRAGGGGTGVIWDPANAYAESGEPPAEGLAILGGLVRHVHLKDIRPGDPSDTAIRASAWKPVLTGTGTFPLRQTVAVLDAAGFAGHVSFEWEKRWHPQLEAPEIALPHFARWFRQATGRE from the coding sequence ATGAGACTCTCATTCTCCACCCTCGGCTGCCCGGTCTGGACGCTTCGCCAGGTCATCGATCTCGCGCGACGCGAGCTGTACGATGGCGTGGAGTTGCGGTTCATCGAGGGCGACGCGGCGCTGTGGAAGCGGCCCGAATTCACGGGCGCGGGCCTGGTCGGCACGGTCGCGGCTTTCCGTGACGCGGGCCTTGCCGTGTCGTGCGTGGACACCAGTTGCTTCTTCCACTCCCCGGATGCCGCCGAGCGGCGTCGGACGCTGGAAGAGGGCCGGCGCATGATCGCGCTCGCGGCATCACTCGGCGCGCCCGGCATCCGGATCTTCGGCGACCGCGTGCAACCCGGTGCGACCCGTGACGACACCGAGGGCTGGATTGCCGACGCGCTGTCCGCGCTCGGCGGCGAGGCCGCCGCCAACGGGCTCGAGACGTGGCTGGAAACCCACGGAGACTTTGCGCCCGCGCGCGCGACGGCGGCCATCGTCGGGCGCGCCGGAGGCGGCGGCACCGGCGTGATCTGGGACCCGGCAAACGCCTACGCGGAATCGGGCGAGCCGCCCGCAGAGGGTCTTGCAATCCTCGGCGGGCTCGTGCGCCACGTGCACCTCAAGGACATCAGGCCGGGCGACCCGTCGGATACGGCCATCCGGGCGTCGGCCTGGAAACCTGTCCTGACCGGGACCGGCACGTTCCCGCTTCGCCAGACCGTCGCCGTGCTCGACGCGGCAGGCTTCGCGGGGCACGTGTCGTTCGAGTGGGAGAAGCGCTGGCACCCGCAACTGGAGGCGCCCGAGATCGCGTTACCCCACTTCGCGCGCTGGTTCCGGCAGGCGACCGGGCGGGAGTGA
- a CDS encoding NAD(P)-dependent oxidoreductase gives MTLTTNAAQRGKPVVVVLAGRELFPSFFGAAERRRLASRSRWVRVGGRRVTPATRRQLALADAIVTTWDSPAFDESLLDVAPRLRMIAHCGGEVKSRFAPPLFERLTITNAADPMARHVAELAAAFLLYEARNIDRYRAELKHPSNAIYDARHLRGVVGESLLDATVGLIGFGRIGRALVELLVPFGVRFVVFDPYARRDVPLGARVEFATLGRALGASRLLVVAAALNDETRNLLDRRRLARLRPGASVINVARGGIVDLDALTAQVRAGRLRCALDVTDPVEPLPGNHPLRRAPGAILTPHIGAGADAVRRQMAAIVIDELERHFDGRRPLNRVTPAMLATMT, from the coding sequence GTCGTGCTGGCCGGACGCGAGTTATTCCCGTCCTTCTTCGGTGCCGCCGAACGACGCCGCCTCGCCTCGCGGTCTCGGTGGGTGCGCGTCGGCGGCCGACGGGTCACGCCGGCGACACGCCGGCAACTCGCCCTGGCAGACGCGATCGTCACGACGTGGGACAGTCCCGCGTTCGACGAGTCACTGCTCGACGTGGCGCCCCGGCTCCGGATGATCGCGCACTGCGGCGGGGAAGTGAAGTCGCGGTTCGCCCCGCCGCTCTTCGAGCGCCTCACGATCACGAACGCGGCGGACCCGATGGCCCGTCACGTCGCTGAACTGGCCGCGGCCTTCCTGCTGTACGAGGCCCGCAACATCGATCGGTACCGCGCCGAGCTGAAGCACCCCTCCAACGCCATCTACGACGCACGCCACCTGCGTGGCGTCGTGGGCGAGAGTCTCCTCGACGCGACGGTGGGCCTCATCGGCTTCGGCCGCATCGGTCGGGCGCTCGTCGAGTTGCTGGTGCCTTTCGGCGTCCGGTTCGTCGTCTTCGACCCGTACGCCCGCCGCGACGTCCCGCTCGGAGCGCGGGTGGAGTTCGCGACGCTCGGGCGCGCCCTCGGAGCGTCGCGACTGCTGGTCGTCGCGGCGGCGCTCAACGACGAGACGCGGAACCTGCTCGATCGGCGCCGCCTCGCACGCCTCCGTCCCGGCGCGTCCGTCATCAACGTGGCCCGCGGCGGGATCGTCGATCTCGACGCGCTGACCGCGCAGGTGCGCGCCGGCCGGCTGCGCTGCGCGCTCGATGTGACCGACCCGGTCGAACCGCTGCCCGGCAACCACCCGCTCCGCCGAGCGCCGGGAGCAATCCTGACGCCGCACATCGGCGCTGGCGCCGACGCGGTCCGCCGGCAGATGGCGGCCATCGTCATCGACGAGCTCGAACGCCACTTCGACGGCAGGCGGCCACTGAACCGCGTGACCCCGGCCATGCTGGCCACCATGACGTAG